The window ttttcttcttagaatATCATCAAAGGCTACCAAGATCAGAGCAAGATATTTCCATTAATTCTTCCCAGCTTATTAAGAACAGAGATGCCAAAATTATCAATCCTTTTGAAGTCGATTCTTACATGAGTAAATTTGATAAGTTACATCAATAGAAAAGTCAAGTCAATGGAGATTGTTGTTGTACCATAACATAGATTTAATTTGTTCCAACTTTATTATAGAgcaatttaaaacaaataaagatttgATAGTAGCATATTGGCTGTGCAAGAAGCTTTGATAGATAGGGCAACAAGAGATGATGCAAAATGGATGAGTCATgtatatgaataaatattttgtCTATAATGTCATAGTTAGATGGTAGATTTGTTTACAACTTCATTAATCAATAAGTAATTTTGTGGttaaaagtgaaaatataAGATGTAAAAATGAGAgggaaattgagaaaaaaaaaaacagagaggGAAGTGTAATCTCTTGTATGGAGgctcactttttcttttctaattttgtACAAATAAAAGTAACCTTTTTGAAACTAAGCCTGTGTTGAGTCCAAAAAGCTCTTGTCAGACTTAGGGGGCACAAGACCAAAACCCCAGGAGGATCCAACCAAGTCATGACTTGGCTAACCTTGTGGCTTTGCTTCACATCATTACATTTTTTCCCCATTTTTCTCCCCATGAAAAGGGCATATTATTATTACCCCTATTACTTGGCTTGGTTGGCCCACTTTTTTAGAGTTGTGTCACCACATGTAATCTCTAGCAAAATGCCTCATCACATTGTTGTGACCCAAAAATCAGATATGGTTATCTTTCACTCTCCCAAGTCAAGCAGTGAACTTTTGCCTGTTGGTAGCAGTTTGGCACTTCCCTCTTCCTGTCTTCCATCACCACCAAAATATAAGGAGAATCTTCTtgtctttaaattttgaattagaGTTTAGAGAAGGGAATACTAAGGAAATTAAACATGACTGAAGTTTTGGCAGGTTTTCTTGCTCCATGCCAACAGAATTATTTTGTATGTAGAGTTGAAAATTTTAGCAAAGGAAAATGGCAAGTCAAGCTGAAGAAACCAGAACTGCAATGCCATGCAAATTTCAAGTCAAAGTCACAGAAATATTTGGTCAGGAATGAGTTAACAGTAAAGCCTGCTACTTACTCTGCAAGAATTTCCACTAATATTCCTCTTTATGAGGCTCCTGGGGTACCCACTAACTCATTTCTTTCTCAAttgttctctttttttgtGAGATGGgtgttaatttttattggtGAGTGTGGGGTTGAACAGGCTTTGTTTGATCAGTATTTGGAGGATAAGCCCAGAATTTTCAATGCAATGTTTCCAGACAAACATAGAAGCCAACAGCTTAATCAGGTTTTTGCTTTCTTGCTATTTATTTTCCTCTTCCATTACCTCTTTAGTTATTGGTGTTGAGTTGAGTTGAGTTGAGTCGACTTCATGGTTGTACTCAGCAATTCTTAAATTACATTCTACTAAAAGAACAGCTCATGCTATATCGAATGGTTgctaaaaaaattgaatcacTACtagttcataattaattttctttctggGTGTAAGGTGTTTTCCAGGCAACATATCCTAATAgccaaaaaacaaattttaaaagaaaaattaagtcCAAAAAAGGGTTCTTTTATTGAAAAGGAAACCGAGTGTATGACCTTTTGAGTAACACAATTCTCTAGGCTAAGGAGGAAAAGGTTAAATGCCCCTAAAGTTAATTGTTTTCACATGAAAACCACTATTCTAGAGATTTGTTcaatattttgatgaaaaggtAGCTAATATTATTGCTCTCTGAAACAGAAAAGATGGGAGTTCCCTTCTTAAAATGTACATTGTATTTGTGCATAGAGTTTACTGGTTTGTTGCATTGGGGAATGAGCGTTTCTTCTATTTTCCTGTTCTGTTCTTGACTCTGGTGGCCATGGGGGCATAAACAGTCATGTTTTGTCAAAGGATGAAGAACTAATACTATTTTCTAATTAGAGGGAGGTGTAGGTAGAAGATTATAGAACtcatgaaaaataatgaagaaaatacaTGCCTAACACGAGTCACTTGATAATTATTTAGTAATCATTGACAGTTAATAAATTCAGGCTTAATGACTCGTAAGCTAGAATCATGCCCATCACGATTCTCGTAAAGATGTTTGATAGCATTTTGCTTCTTAATGGTACACAAGTAGTAAAATTCTTATGTTCCTCGGAGCTGAATAAGTTGTTGAAACTAGGCATAGGCTTGTAAGTAATTGGCAGATCTACACTAACTGACCTGTTGTTACTTAAGTATGAGAGCTACAAGAATAGAATGTAAAGCAGTGCATAATTTCTAAGAAAAATTGACTATATATGCTGGGTAGGGTTAGCCTTGATTGCAAAAGTGGCTATGCTATAGATTTTCAAGCTGCTGAATTCTTTTAGATAGCATGGTTTGGAACACACTATTTCCCAGTTCAAGCTTGGCTATCCTATAGCTTAAATCTGAAATATCTTTCTATCTCTAGACAACTGGCAATTTGCTTAAACTTAATCGAAATCAGTGTTTGGAGTTCATGATTACAATAAGAAATGGACGTCCTCACAGGTTCTgtcccaaaaatattttccccGTACTGGGCTAGAATATGTCCCTCACATGCATTTTTTACCGTTGAACTTATGCAGGATGAATGGAGAATCAAGATGTTGCCCCTGCAGTTATTGGTTCTAACTGTCTGGCCTGTAGTAGACTTGAGGTTGAGATGCAAATCAAGAGGTAGAGATTACCCACCGGAAGTTCCTCATTATATCACAAAAGTTCTTGAGCTTGACATTGTAAGCAGCAGAAGAAAAACATGTGAATTAACCAGATTTGCAAAGTAAACTGTTTATGTTGATCGTTCCTCTAAAACAATCCAAAGCTCTCTTCTTGCAGACAAGATGGGAACTCCAAGGGCTAAATAATGGTGTTGATCAATCCCATTTCACACTGATTGTGAAAGGAACATTATACCCTGATAGAAGAGGAAACAAAAGCCGGCTTAGGGGTCATTTAGAGATGAACATAAGCTTTGTTCTTCCTCCTGCACTCGCTTTAATTCCTGAAAATGTTCGCAACATTCTTGGAAAAGGGGTAAGAACATCAAAAACCCTCACCTACCAATTGCTTCCTTGATACTACAATTCCtcaatataatattttgtGTACGATCTAACTAACTATTTCCTACTATTGAAAGATAATGACAAAGATGGTTGAGAGCATGAAGCAGAAGGTTGATGGTAGCTTGCTTGCAGATTACAGCAAATTCAAGAGGGAGAGATCTGATAGACGTGTATAGCTAAACACTGTTACCATTTTAAGATAACAACCCTGTGTGTAGTGCCGGACAGAAAAATAAGAAGCTAGCCTTAGACAAAGTGCTCTGAGAAAATTAGCACCACTGTTTATTTAGGATTAAAATTAGCACCATTGTTTATTTAGGATTACTGATCTAATAATCTTGGAACCTCTGAAAGCTTGCCTAAGTTCTTTTGATTGTATGGATATTGAAATTGCAAAGTTGAGAACAATGAAACTTGCAGCAGTGAAATTTCTCTGTTTCAgcattttttatgattaaaatgttggaaaaaaaaaaaccaaaggatAATGGAGATGCGGGGGATCGAACCCCGTGCCTCTCGCATGCAAAGCGAGCGCTCTACCATTTGAGCTACATCCCCACTTGCTAGTGTTGCACagataaatgacaaaaaaatgtATAGCTCGAATGCAGTCCCATTAGTGCATGAGAGACATCCATCCAATGTTAGTTAAAACTCGTTCCATATGTTGCTTCATGCATGCAAAGCTGTggtttttttgtcttttgcgTTGATTGGCAGTGATTCTATAATGATTTTTGACTTCAATTCACAAAGCAAGATCCTATACAGAGATGTAGACATCAAcatataaaattcatttccCATTTTGAGGCACATTAAATGCGTGGATAGAGGAGATCTTGTCCTTCAATAGTTATAAGGATGGAGAATGCCTGAATAtaggaaaacaaaaagcatCTGCAATTGTTTTAAAGTCTCTCCCCTTTCATGTCAGTGCGATAACTCTGGACAAGATTTGGGCATCAACACAACTCTCTTGCAACGAGGAGTTGAAAAGTGATGGGCAGgcaaataaaaagtatttgaTGCAGTGAGGGTCACCAGAAATCACAACAAGAACACGATCCTTGCTTAAAGTAATGAAACCTGTTGCGATCTCTGACTACAACTTTCCGGTTGTATATCTTCGAAACAATCTTAAGCGCAGCATGACAGTCTTGGCATATACGTAAGTTCTTAAAAATATACAAAGGCGTACCAGGTTTTGTGCTCAGCAGTCCAAAACAGACTGCCAGCTTCTCGCTGTGCAAAAACAATGCCTGCTCCTTCTCCTCCGAATCCCTTGCGTTATCCTCAGCACCATCAGAGCCAGAGAAAACTTGCGAAGCAGTATTGGGAACGTAGCCAGCCGATCGCAACCTTTGGATCATATTATCTAACATGAGATAGATGTCCTGGGTTTTTGAGTGTGACTTATCCCCTGCACTAAACTGGTGAACTTGGCCATCTACATGAATGGAGCTCATTCCAGGAACCTTCCTAATTCCTTTAGTTTTAAGAACCGTCCGAAGGGCATTAGCTTGGTCTCGCTTACCTGCCAAAGCATACATATTAGAAAGCAGAATATGGTACTCTGTGTTGTGGGGATCCATCTCAATCAGCCGCTGCAGAGCATGTTCACCTAACTGTAGCTTCCCATGTGCACTGCAGGAACCCAAAAGAGATCCCAAAACAACCTCATTTGGAGCAATTGGCATTTGCTTTATCAAAGTTTCAGCTTCCTCCAAACGACCAGCCCTTCCAAGGAGATCCACCATACAAGCATAGTGATCAATCTTGGGCGTTATACCATACACTGATTCAAGACTATCAAAGTAACAGGAACCCTGATCTACCAGACCGGAGTGACTGCAAGCACTCAGAACAGCAATAAAGGTTAAGTCATCTGGCTTGACTTCTTCAATCATCCTTGGGAACATTTCCACCACAACTCTGCCCCGTCCATGCATAGCTAACCCACTAAGCATAGCATTCCATGCCACCAAATTCCTTCGTGGCATGCACTCAAAAACCTTAACCGCAGTATCTACCCTCCCACATTTGGAATACATATCCACCAAGGCAGTTCCCACCATGATATCCATCTCCATCCCCATCATCTTCAAACCATAAACATGAACCCACCCACCCATCAGCACATCTCCAGACTGTGCACAAGCTGACAATAAAGAACAAAGTGTTACATGATTCAATTTAAAGCCCCAATGAAACATCATTTCAGATAAAAGTGAAAAGCCCTCCCTGCACAATCCACTCCCCATATAACCCACAATCATTATGGTCCATGCAACTTCATTCCGTTCTGGCATCTCATCAAACACCACCCTGCCACTCCTTACACCCTCCCACTTCAACACCCCATCCAAAAGCACAGTCCATGACACTACACTCTTCTCCTTCATATCACCAAAAACCTTTCTCATTTCACCCACCATCCCACACTTCCCATACATATCCATCACTGCATTACACACTTTTACCCTCCCTTGGAAACCTGTCTTCACCACACACCCGTGCACCTGACTCCCCACCCCAACATCCCGCAACCATGCACACGCACTAAACAGGCATACCATCACCACGTCATCAATTTCCATGCTGTTTCCACGCATTTGAGCAAACAAATGCAGAGCATCAAGAGGCATGTTATCGCGGGAAAAGGAGGACATCAAGGCAGTCCAGTCTGCAGTATCCTTGCTTGAGGGGGGAATTTCATCGAACAGTTTATGGGCGGCGGGCGTATCTCCACATGATGCATACAAGTGGAGGAGGGCGTTGAGGAGGAAGGAGTTTCGGATTCTGTAAACGCCAGTAGTGAGGACCAAGGCATGCAGTTTTTTCCCAATGGTGAGGGCAGATTGTCGGGCACATAAGCGAAGAAAGGGACGTAGGTAGCGTGGAGAGAAGGAAGGGAAGGCTTGGAGAATTGGCCATTTCATCTACCTTAAGTTTCTTGGCAACAATGAACAGAAAAGGGgcgtgtatatatatatatatatatatataggattTTGATTGACTTTGACTGAGCTGCAAAATAGGAAACTATCTTCCcaagtaaaattttcaaaggtAAAGTGCAAGATGCTTAGAACAATGGAATGGACAGAGAACATAAAGATAACCAAACTATTTCCTTAAAAGTCACCCCATAGGATTGAAATGATTAATAAATACAAAGTCTTTGGATCAATGAAGCATACATTTATATTGGCACTCAACATGGGCAAGCTCGCTAggacaaaacaaaattatgttTCTCAAAAACACCCAGAAACCAAGACCAAACCAAGCGGGGAATATACAAATGTTGACTATTTAGCAAGTTTGAAGTACAGAATAAGGGCGACAGCAAGGATAAGGACGGCAATTATGATGCCAATGATCCACTTGTTCCTGCTCATCCTCCTTGACATATTTGTCAAAATTCTCTTACTCTTGCCAACGTTGTCATCCACTCCATGGAGCTGCAATCGAAAGGAAACCCCGACTTAAATAGATAGCCCAAATGGTTTACAATCACCCGTTACAGCTTAATGTGAGAAAATTTAAAGTCTAACCATCATATAAACTTTCAAAAATGCGTGCTCATGCAACATTAAGGAGTTGTTAACTAGAGCTTGATTGAAATTACAACcgaaatatgataaaaataaagcCAAAAAGAGCCTACTGGTTGTGGTAGAGAATTGGAGGTAATGAGCCATAAACAGAGTAGAGAACCTCAGTGAAAAAAAGAGATACCGTGTTATTGGCATGTAAGAGGGACTGTCGCTGTGAGTGCAAATCCTGAAGAATTGAAACACCAAGCTCTTCTGTTTCCAGCATGGTTCTTCTGCTGTCCTTAATTCTATCACTGCTTTGATTCAACCGCTCTGTAGTCATCATTAATCTTGATCTTTGATCAGCTGATGCCTATTACATATTCATCAATTACAAGTAATCAAAAGTTAAATGGAAGGAAAGCAGACCAGTGATAGAACTGCCACAAGTTAAAAGGAAGTAGAAGAACCAAAACATACCGTTAGGGCATCAGCCATTCCAGACTCTAACAACTCATCTCGAGCAGCTGAATTTAAATTACCAGATGCAATTCTTTTAACTTCACTTTTCAGATTGTTAAGATCTgatttatattcccttaactTAGCAAGAAGCACAGCCTTAACATTAGGCTGCAAACTTCTTGCCTCAAGGTCCATTTTCCGAAtctgagaaaagaaaagagcagCATCAAGTTTAGTACCCAAAAAAGGAAAGACTAAAAAGGAGCATCCGAAACATGCAATGAACTAGGTACCAGAGCTTCTGCACCTTCCAATCCAGCTCTTATATCAGaaagtttttgtttcttctgctctgaaaattagaaaaaaaattaagaatttgaaCAAGAACAATTGGCTCACTAGATAGGCTGATGCTCGAACAAATTGATAACATTTCTTATCAAACAGCTGATGAATTAAAAATGAACCGACCAAATTATTCAACAAAAGGAAACACATATTATTCTGATTTATATATCTTAATCTCCTGTCTACTAAACTTTTTACTGTCACTTTCCTTGTCCGACTCACTATTTTACAAAGTAGATGCAAGGTAACCACacacaagtttttttttaaaaaaaggagTTAATTGGAATCTTTATTCCCAAGTAGACACacatttaatcttttttcccttaaatGGGGTACTCTAAGCCATATCATCTCGATGCCGTTCCTTACAAGGCCAAAACTTATCAAGTGACAGCTGATATTAATTCtagcttttcctttttcattttagatCTTAATCGTCCACCTGTCAAACTCTTTTCTAATCACTTCCCTTTGCTAATTCAGAGATTCACATGATACATGCAATTAACAATACATTCATTCAAAGATTCtaagtaaaaaacaaaatcgaAGCCCTCTTAAAGCTTGTCATAGCACATTAAAATATGATAGAACTATCCAAATTAATTCCCACACTTGGATTCACAGTAGTTTAATATATTAGTATGAAGTTAAATAGCTGCAAACTAATTCCAATTACAACATACATTCTACTTTATACTTTGAAATGACTTTAACAGGTTCTAGTTTATTGCTTAATATTCAGATAATTTCAAATCCTTCCCGTTGATCTAAATAACTCAAAGTTCCAAAACTAAGTGGCAGAAGTGTAATTTTCTCCCCTAATCTACACTAATGCCTCCAAAGAGAAATCCACAAACCACAAACCTGCAAAAAAACAGAATATCAAGCTGAAAATTTGCACGGAGGTGAAACCATGATTATTAAGCAAattagattaaaattaaaattttaaaaactaaaggAGGGAAAAAGAAGGTCGgatcttcttttcttctcttcattCCCCCAATTAAGCAACCTaacatttttgaaaaaaaaattctaagtCTAATTTATAATCAGCATAAATCCAACAAAATTAGCAGAAAATACCCTCCGCATCCTTAATCACGCTAAGTTAGAAAGAAAGCACCGATTAATCCATCACTTATCCCTAATTAGGAGcaaaaagataagagaaattaaccaaaaaaataaaaaaagagagtttttttttaataaggaTTTGAATTATAACCTCCATCGAGAGCACCAGCTGCCGTACACTTCTTGGAAAGATTCGCCGATAGCTCGCAGTACTGCCGTTCATATCCCTCGAAAACTTCACTcatctttttatttctctttttttttcgaaAAATAATTCTATGTACAATATAACTGAAAAACAGGacattaaaattcaaaatcagctcaaactttgatcaaaaaaattttttttttttaaaattagaattaaaaaagttagagagagagaaccTGAGATGGCTATGATCGTGGCTCGGTGGGTTTTGGaaattttcctttccttttatGAAAAGAGGCGACCAAACGACAGCGCTTTTGGatttttattgttatcatTTTATTCGTGTGGGGGAAAGGGGGTTGATGATAAAGGCACGTGGTTAGAGTTATTGCTTTTAGGAGTTTCCAGATCTGTGATTGACACGTGTATAAGCTCGTGGTCTTATGGGCGTTTGGTTCGCTTTTCCTGTACAGCTCTTGGTATGATTAGTATTTGCTCTAATCAGTGGAAGCGGGGCATTTTCGGTGTTGGGGAGGTGTTTATCCCTTATAGGCGTTCTTATAGTAACCAATCCATTGGCCAGTAAATTTATGCCACATGTCTTTATTTGGATTatctgaattgattttattcttgatTAAATGTAATTTACCTTTTAGTTATACTTGTCTATAAAATCATATGAACATTTATTATCACATATAAGatagaaataaatgaataGAAACGAAAAATCTGACTTTAACAAAGAGTAATTGGATAAGGTATATTGTAATTAAGTTCAAGTTAATTTCACAAGTTAAAGTGTGTTTAGTATTATCCGACTTTGGTTTAAGTAAAGCTTGGAACACTAAAAATGGAAACAAGCAAAAACCTCAACCTTCATCCAGCTGATCTTATCCTGTTAGGGTCTAGTCTGATTGTTCATAGTAAACTTCAGTTGCATATGAATTTCATAGTTGTGTAGAATACTCTATTTATATGCCAAATATATTTGTTGATTCCTTAGCAATTCAATGCAAGTTGCCAAAAGGAAAACAATTACTTTTTCCATAAAagaaaaggcataaaaatggGAGGGAAGAAGCAAAAAGTTTTCAAAGACTTCATTTCTCATTCTCTAGAATACAAATAACTCTGCAAGAAGTTCCCAAAACTGCAGATGAACTAAACACGGTATACCAGGGGTATAAGTATACAGAGGAATTGGTTTCCGGTAAAGAGACTTTATGTGCCAATACAAAGATTATGCAGGGATTTACTCTGATCCCTTGGTAGAATAAATGGACTCTACACACACAATTCCCAACAACACTCCTTGAAAGTTCAGGGAGTGGAAAAATGAAGCTGACATCCCAAAACCAAGTTATGAAACTTCAATTCCGATGTTTACTTTCCTTTCTATGGCTTTAGTTCTGGATTCTGAGGATTTGCAATGGAGAACATGTATAGTGCAGCATATGAATGCCGCCATTTACATCATCCTAAAACACATCATGCTCTGGAGATTTCCAATTAGCAGCGCACCTTCATGCTGTGGTCTCCTTTGATGGAACAAGCACCACCCCATCCGTCTCAGGAATTTCTGctttatttttgtgttttgcTTGCATCTGCTCCAATTCTTGTTCTGAGAACACTTCAGATTGCAAAGATGGGACTATATTCTTCACATGCAGCCATGTCAATTGCCAAAAACTATCTCCACCAATATCATCACTAGGCATGAGAATACCTGTTGTTTTCATCACCAGCAGGGTGTTCTTGAGAAGCTCTGGGACTAATTCATGAATTTTTTCACTACGCTTTCCCCGGAACTTAACCTTCATATATCTTTCCATACGATTGAGAACCCCTAGCCATAGTTTGCAGAAGGATGGTTGCTGTGACAGATCCTGAAGTAACTGTAAAAAAGCTTTTGACATTAGTTTTGTGGCTAAAACAAGTGTACCCTCCATCTTCCGGTATTCTTTAGAGGAGCTCCCCTCTGCAATTTCTTGCAAGTCATCCAGTAATGTAAAGATCACAAGATCAAAACACTGGAACCACATAGCATTAGGAAGGTGAATTCCATCTACCCCTGCCAAAGATCTCTGTAACATCAAAATAGCATGGTTCCTCACCTCTTCCCTCTGGTCCAAACACAATGCCCTCAGTCCCTGCACCAATCTCAGCCACATCTCTCCAATGTCCTGACTCACTTGTATAGCAGCCTCCTCTGCAGCATTCTTGGTCTCATACGACCATCTTACTAGACAAACAACCGAACCTGCCATCATGTCCAGGGAATGAATAGACCTATCAACCTCTCCAACCCGAGACTCAGCAAATTCCCTTGCTGCATCCACACAGAGAACATAATTAGATGGCATAAGATGTGCCCCCTCAAACATGATGAATGCTAGTGCCTCAAATCCAAACTCAGATGCTTCTGGATGTCGGGCAGTGATAAATAGCAAGGAGATGATTGTGCGCCAACCCAAATGTGATCTGATGTGGGTTGCATTTGCTTTTACAAGACGCATGACTTCTTGTGTGATAGGTTCACAATATGCATCAGCAACCCGAGCATCAAGTTTCAATATTAGTTGCATTGACTTCAGAAGCTCATCAGTTAGATTTTCCTTGTAAGGAAGTAAGCGCTGACATATCTTAAGGAGCCCAAACACAGCTTTTTCCACTAGAGTGCAAGGCGTTGACTTTTTTTGAACAATATCTGCTATGTGCTTGTAAACATTTTGCCAGATAATCATAATCCTATCCCGGTTATTTAGTGTAATAGCAATCAGCAACTCCAGGCAGAACACTGCAGTGTCTTCATCTTCCACAATGCCACTTCCCTTGCTGAATCGACCTGCAGCAAAGACAATGGCCCCAACAAGCTGCAATAAAGACTCTGATTGGAGAAACTTACTCTCCATGAATATATTATCAATGTGGCATTTCTCCACTATCTCACGAAGGTTCTGTTGAGTAGCAAGCTGTTCCTCGGTTGGCTGCAACCTTGGCTCCTCCATATCAAAGGATAAGAGTTGACTGAACCGCCCAATCAGGCTGGAGGATTTCTGAGGAGTGGGCGCACGTACTGTCTGTGATGTTGATAAGGAACTTGTAGCAGGCTTACCACGCTCATGGTCAGACAAGGACTCCATTTCATCAGCTGCATCACTAGCCAGATGAGCAGGCAGAAGGCCAAGCTTTTGCAAGATTAAGACACAATCCAATATGTTTCTCCAGCCACTGTGGATATAATCACCATAGCTATTTGCTATTGTGAAAACTGCTGAGGTTGCCATCCTGGCTCTGGCATCATCTCCAAAGGAAACAATGGCCTCTTCAACAGATAAAGGAGTCAAGAGGTTTGTGAATTTACAAAGAGATACAACCAAATCATCCAATACATCACCGAAGTGATAGTGTGCTGAAATTTTGGCAATGGCCAAGAATCCATCAATGCATGTTTGTAAAACATCTTCCTGTTCCACTTGATCAAAAACCACTGATATAGCAGCAATTGTGGGGCCTGACAGGATTGCAAACATATCATGGTCAAGGAGTGCTCTAGAATCACAGGCAATGAAAGGAGAGCTTTCTTTGGATTTGTGCACTATATTAATCCAGCGGCTCGACGTCATCACTGGGAAACCAGCACCTTGATCTGGGATCATCTGGATTTCATTCTCACAGATAGAGTGGTAAAGCTCAGACAAGTACTCTCGAGGAAGATCTTTCCCTCCATTGATGAGTCGATTGTTACGGATAAAATCTTCTTCAGTCATCTTTTTCTTAACCTGTACATTGTGTTGATCTGTGTTAAGCAGTATAAGTGAATACGACAACAAGAGGGCAGCATctttattacacaatatatGTGGTGATTGCTCATAATATCTTTCAGCAAATGCCTCAAGCACTCTCTGTATCTTCTGCGATTCTCCAGGCAATCTGAAAGTTCCCAAGAAAACACGTAATGCTGAATCTAAATTCATGTCATGGAAATCAAAGGTCCTAGCAAATTCATGAAGCACCTGAACACAAaattcatcatgatttccTAGAAAATCTCCAATAAGATTCTTATCTAACCCGGTTGTGTACCTCAAGAATGATGCTACACTTTCTGGGTCAAGCTTATCAGGTAATAGATGGATTCCTTGGAGAAATTCTAGACCTTTCTTGGGATCACGATTAAAATGGTCAGCTCCAATCGTCAACTTTCTCTTGATGTACTTCATCTTACGGACGAAGGGAATCCAAGAACTAGCATCACTGTAATTCTGACATTTCAATGTCCAGAAAGCTTCATATCCCTCATGATCTGTTGAGGCCTCATCTGAAACAGGCAATTCATTGCCAATTCTCTCAGCCATACCCTTGATCATAGATACCAGACCATCAAGAGCAAGGATATGCATTGCAGACAAAGGTCCATTCACAGGAAATGCACTCCTTGATAACAGGTTAGCAAGATCTTCAAAAACATTACTGCAGCTTATGTCACAATCAAAATTGGCATACATCTCAGCCACAAAGGTCTGCTGCCTGCAAAGGTCAACCAGCGCTTCCATAGCAACCTCCTGCTGTTGGTAGGATGACCCATGCTTGCTTTGTGCAAGTCGCAAAAGTACACATGAAACGAAAGCTTCAAGCTGCACTTTTAGTTCAGTACGCAAATGATAATATAGATTGAGAACAATGCTACAAACAGTAGAAAGTATCAATGGGCTCATGGATAAGCCAAATTGCATCAGATTGCGGAACAACTCATCCTGAATTAAAGCTAATAACTTGGGATGCTTGCTGAATGATGGCCCACCCAATTCTATAGCTGAATTAATCAAACCCAGTGCAAAGAGGGGAACATCTTCATCATATGCTATGGGATTCGATTTAGGGCCAATACCAATGTGTTCAATGACATTTAACAAAGaacataaaaattgaaatatctCCA is drawn from Theobroma cacao cultivar B97-61/B2 chromosome 4, Criollo_cocoa_genome_V2, whole genome shotgun sequence and contains these coding sequences:
- the LOC18601568 gene encoding uncharacterized protein LOC18601568; protein product: MTEVLAGFLAPCQQNYFVCRVENFSKGKWQVKLKKPELQCHANFKSKSQKYLVRNELTVKPATYSARISTNIPLYEAPGALFDQYLEDKPRIFNAMFPDKHRSQQLNQDEWRIKMLPLQLLVLTVWPVVDLRLRCKSRGRDYPPEVPHYITKVLELDITRWELQGLNNGVDQSHFTLIVKGTLYPDRRGNKSRLRGHLEMNISFVLPPALALIPENVRNILGKGIMTKMVESMKQKVDGSLLADYSKFKRERSDRRV
- the LOC18601569 gene encoding pentatricopeptide repeat-containing protein At5g15340, mitochondrial; translation: MKWPILQAFPSFSPRYLRPFLRLCARQSALTIGKKLHALVLTTGVYRIRNSFLLNALLHLYASCGDTPAAHKLFDEIPPSSKDTADWTALMSSFSRDNMPLDALHLFAQMRGNSMEIDDVVMVCLFSACAWLRDVGVGSQVHGCVVKTGFQGRVKVCNAVMDMYGKCGMVGEMRKVFGDMKEKSVVSWTVLLDGVLKWEGVRSGRVVFDEMPERNEVAWTIMIVGYMGSGLCREGFSLLSEMMFHWGFKLNHVTLCSLLSACAQSGDVLMGGWVHVYGLKMMGMEMDIMVGTALVDMYSKCGRVDTAVKVFECMPRRNLVAWNAMLSGLAMHGRGRVVVEMFPRMIEEVKPDDLTFIAVLSACSHSGLVDQGSCYFDSLESVYGITPKIDHYACMVDLLGRAGRLEEAETLIKQMPIAPNEVVLGSLLGSCSAHGKLQLGEHALQRLIEMDPHNTEYHILLSNMYALAGKRDQANALRTVLKTKGIRKVPGMSSIHVDGQVHQFSAGDKSHSKTQDIYLMLDNMIQRLRSAGYVPNTASQVFSGSDGAEDNARDSEEKEQALFLHSEKLAVCFGLLSTKPGTPLYIFKNLRICQDCHAALKIVSKIYNRKVVVRDRNRFHYFKQGSCSCCDFW
- the LOC18601570 gene encoding vesicle transport v-SNARE 13; the protein is MSEVFEGYERQYCELSANLSKKCTAAGALDGEQKKQKLSDIRAGLEGAEALIRKMDLEARSLQPNVKAVLLAKLREYKSDLNNLKSEVKRIASGNLNSAARDELLESGMADALTASADQRSRLMMTTERLNQSSDRIKDSRRTMLETEELGVSILQDLHSQRQSLLHANNTLHGVDDNVGKSKRILTNMSRRMSRNKWIIGIIIAVLILAVALILYFKLAK